The sequence AGGAATTGGCCAGGGAAAACAGGTCTACTTTATACATGACCCTGTTGGCGGCCATAAGTGTGCTGCTGTCCCGGCACAGCGGGCAGCAGGACATGGTCATAGGATCTCCGGTAGCCGGCCGGGCTCATGACGACCTGAAGAAGACGGTGGGCATGTTCGTCAACACTCTGGCGTTAAGGTGCCGGCCGGAGGGTGAAAATAGATTTGCCGATTATCTTGAAGAAGTCAGCCGGATATGCTTTGAAGCATACAACCACCAGGAGTATCCCTTTGAAGAATTGGTGGAAAAAATAGTCAGAAACCGGGACCTGAGCCGGAATCCTCTTTTTGATGTAATGTTCACCCTGCAGAACATAGAACTGCCGGAATTTGATATTCCTGGTTTGAAGTTCAAACCGTACCGGTTTGAAAGAAGCACGGCCCAGTTCGATCTGACGTTTGAAGCCAGGGAGGAGCAGGGCGGGCTCAGCTTTACCCTTGAATACAACAGCCAGCTGTTCGAACGGGACCGTATCGAGAGGATGATCGGGCACCTGAAGAATATCCTGGAGGAGGTGACCAAAGACCCCGGGATAAAACTGTCGGAGATGGAGATCCTGCCGGAAGCCGAGAAACACCGGTTGCTGGTGGAGTTCAACGATACGGCTCTGGAGTATGACCGCAAAAGGACAGTAGTGGACCATTTCGAGGAAACAACCGCGATGTGCCCGGACAGGATCGCTTTGGCCTTCGCCGGCCAGGAGATGAGCTACAGAGAGCTTAATGATCGGTCCAACCTGATAGCCGGGGAACTGCGAAAGGCCGGAGTGGTCAGGGAGAGCATAGTGGGACTGATGGCCGACCGCGGCTTGGGGATGATGGCAGGATTGTTGGGGATTATGAAGGCCGGGGGTGCCTATCTGCCCATAGATCCGGTGTATCCTATAGACCGGATAGATTACATGCTGGCAGACAGCGGGGCCGGTTGGCTGGTGGGAGATGCGAACAACCTCGGCAGAGTGAAATATGCCGGGATCAATGTTCCGCTGGAGGGGCTGATGGCGTTGACAGGTGAGGCGGCCAACCCGGAGAGGGTCAGCCGCCCGGAAGATCCGGCTTATATCATCTACACCTCCGGCTCCACCGGCCGCCCCAAGGGAGTGATGGTAGAGCACAGGAATTTGACCAATTTTATCCTGGGGATGGACGACGTGATCAGTTTCAACCGGGAAAATACGATCCTATGCCTGACCACCATTTCGTTCGATATCTTTTTCCTGGAAAGCATCCTGCCGTTGACCTTGGGAATGAAAGTGATCGTGGCCGGTACAGAAAGCCAGCGCGATCCGCTGCTGCTAAGCCGCCTGGTAACGGAGAACAGGATCGGCCTGATGCAGATCACTCCTTCACGGCTTCAGATGCTCCTTGCCGACGAGGCCGGCGCCGGATGCCTGAAAAACGTCAAATGCCTGCTGGTGGGCGGGGAGGTCCTGCCGGCCGCCTTGCTGAAAGAAGCGCGAAAGCACACCAAGGCAGATATATTCAACATGTACGGTCCTACGGAGACCACCATTTGGTCCGCGGTGAAGAACCTGGGCGGGTCGGAAAAGGTCACCTTAGGCCGGCCCATAGCCAACACCAGGATATTTATCACAGGGAAAAACCGGCTTCAGCCGATAGGGGTTCCCGGGGAACTTTGGATCGGCGGGGAAGGCGTGGCCCGCGGATACGCCAATGCTCCGGAAATGACCGCAGACAGGTTCGTGACGTTCCCGCAGTACGATGCCTTGCCCATCTACCGGACCGGGGACCTGGCCAGGTGGCTGCCGGACGGAGAGATTGAGTTCCTGGGGAGGAACGACAACCAAGTGAAGGTCCGCGGTTACAGGGTCGAGCTGGGCGAGATAGAAGACAGGCTGGCGGAGTATCCTGGCATCAAAGAAGCGGCGGTGACGGTGCGAGAGGACGCCGGCGGGAACCAGATCCTCTGCGGCTATTATTCCGCCCTGCAAGGCATCCAGCCGCAGGAGATCAGGAAACACATGGCGCAAAGCCTGCCGGAATACATGGTCCCATCGCACCTGATGCAAATGCCGGCTCTTCCCCAGACCCATAACGGAAAGATAGACCGCAAGGCCCTGCCGGATCCTTCCGGTCAGGCCGAGGTAGACGCCAAGCTCCCGCCCCGGAATCCTATTGACGAAGGATTGGCAGACATATGGAAGGAACTGCTGGGTTTGGCGGAAATAGGGATCGACGATAATTTCTTCTGGCTGGGAGGGCACTCTTTAAAAGCCACCGTCATGGCATCAACCATCAGGAAGAAGTTCGGGGTGGAAGTGCCGTTGATCCGGATATTCGAACAGCCGACCATCAGGCAGATCTCGGATGCCATCGCCCAGGCCCGGACGGTGGCCAGGGAGGAGATACCGGCCGCCCCTGAAAGGGAAAGCTATCCGCTGTCGCCGGCCCAAAAACGGCTGTACGTATTGAATCAGTTCGAGAAAGATTCCACGGTTTACAATCTGCCGGCGGCATTTTGGGTGGATGGGGAACTGGACATGCTAAAGTTAAAAAATGCATTATTGGCCTTGATCGAAAGACACGACTCGCTGAGAACCTGCTTTGAGGTCAGGGAAGATCAGCCGGTCCAGATCATAGGAAAGAACGTTGACTTTGAGGTCGAGGATATTGCTGCAGGCGCAGATGGGATCGAAAATGCCATCCAGTGTTTCATCCGTCCCTTTGACCTGGGAAAGGCGCCGCTGATGCGGGTAGGACTGCTGAAGGAAGGGAACCGGAGCCTGCTGCTGTTCGACATGCACCACATCATCTCCGACGGGGAATCTCTGGGCCTGATCATCAAGGAAATATCAACCCTGTATCGCGGCCAGAAAAGTGAGGCTCTGCGGTTACAGTATAAGGACTATTCCGTTTGGCAGGAGACCCATATTTCCGGGGAGCAGGTGAAGGCGCAGGAAAAATACTGGCTGGAGAGGTTCAGCGAAGATGTGCCGTTGCTGGATCTGCCGTCCGATTTTACCAGGCCTTCGGTCCAGAGCTTCGAAGGGGACAGGGTGTCTTTCCGCCTGGATCCGCGGCTTTCCGGCAGCATCCGCCGGCTGGCCAGGGAAAACGGGGCGACCCTTTACATGACCTTACTGGCCGCCTATTCCATTTTGATTTCCCGATATAGCCGGCAGGAGGATCTGGTGGTCGGCACGCCGGTGGCCGGCCGGGCCCACGGCGGCCTGGATCAGCTGGTGGGGATGTTTGTCAACACCCTGGCCCTGAGAATCAAGCCGGAAGGAGGAAAAAGTTTCGGACATTTTTTGAACGATGTCAAGGCCTGTGTGATGGAGGCCACACAGAATCAGGATTATCCATTTGACCGGTTGGTGGAGAAATTGGCCATTCCCCGGGATGTCAGCCGGAATCCCCTGTTCGATGCGATGTTTGCCATGCAGGAGACGGATGATAGTAACATCGAATTCTCGGGCATAAGACTAAAGCCTTACCCGCTTAAGACCGGCATCTCGCAATTCGATCTGACAATGGATGCAGTTGATTCCCCGTCCGGCATACTGATCATTCTTGAATACAGCAGCAGGCTGTTCGGGCGGGATCGGATCGAGCGGATGGGAGATCATTTTAGGAATATCTTGGAGGAGGTCAGCCGGGATCCCGGCATAAAATTGTCGGAGATCGACATCCTATCCGAAGCAGAAAGGCGGAAGCTTTTGGTGGAGTACAACGGTGGCAGCCTGGAGTACGACCGCAAGCGGACGGTGGTGGAACAGTTTGAAGATCGGGCCGGGAGTCAGCCGGAAGATAAAGCCATAGTTTTCAACGGCCAGGAGATGAGCCATGGGGAGCTGAATAACAGAGCCAACCTGATAGCCGGTGAGCTGAGGGGCCTGGGGGTGACCAGGGAGAGCATAGTAGGATTGATAGCGGACAGGGGCTTGGGGATGATGGCGGGGCTGTTGGGGATATTGAAAGCCGGGGGCGCCTACCTTCCGATAGATCCGGAGTATCCGCTGGAGCGGATAGAGTACATACTCAAGGATAGCGGGGCTGGGTGGCTGTTGGGGGACGATGCCAGTCTGGCTAAGGTTGCCCATGAGGTAAGGAAAGTGGGTCTGAATGAACTGATGTCCAGAAGCGGGGAAGCGGCCAATCCGGAGAGGGTCAGCCGCCCTGAGGACCTGGCCTACATCATCTATACCTCCGGCTCCACCGGCAGACCCAAGGGGGTGATGGTGGAGCACCGGAACCTGAACGCCTATGTGCATAGTTTCCTCAATCAATGCGGCACCAGCGGCAGGGACGTGATGCTCCAGCAGGCATCCATCACGTTTGATACCAGCGTGGAGGAGATATTTCCCATTCTGTTGTCCGGGGGAAGGCTGGTGCTGGCTTCCAAGCAGGAGGTCAACGATACCGCCAGGCTGAAAGAGCTGATAACCAGGAATAATGTAACGGTGGTCAGCTGTTCCCCCCTGCTACTCAACGAACTCAACCAGCCGCCGGTGACAGGGTGTGTACAAACATATATCAGCGGCGGCGACGTTTTGAAATACGGACACATGTCCAACCTAACAGAGCGGGCCAGAGTCATCAACGGTTACGGACCAACCGAGACCACGGTGGCCGCCATCTTTTACCAATGCCGTGGGGATGAGCAGGGCGCGGTCCCCATCGGGCGCCCGATCGCTAACTGGCGGGCATATCTGGTAGATAAATACGGTAAGCCGGTCCCAATTGGGGTGCCGGGAGAGATCCTGCTGGGGGGCGAGGGAGTGACCCGGGGTTATCTGGGACGTCCCGAACTCACGGCGGAAAAGTTCATCCAGGACCCCTTCACCGGACGGGGCCGGTTATACCGGAGCGGTGACCTGGCCCGGTGGAGGACGGACGGGAATATCGAATTCCTTGGCCGGGCCGATCAACAGCTTAAAATCAGGGGATTCAGGATCGAGCCCGGGGAGATCGAGGCCAAACTGATGTCCCATCCTTCGATCAGCGAAGCAGCGGTGGCGGCCTTGGCCGGTGAAGATGGGAACAAGTATCTTTGCGCCTATATAGCATCCGGCCAGGAACTGACCGTGATGGAACTCAGGGAATACCTTTCGGGCGACCTGCCCGAATACATGATCCCGGCCCGGTTCGTTTGCCTGGATAAACTGCCGGTCACTTCTCACGGCAAACTGGACCGGAAAGCCTTGGAGAGACTGGATGGAAGGATGAGCCTGGGATCCCAGTACCTGGCTCCCTCGGGAGAGATGGAGTCCCGGCTGGCCGTGATCTGGCAGGAAGTGCTGGGGGTGGAGCAGGTGGGCGTCAACGACAACTTCTTTGCCCTGGGCGGGGATTCCATAAAAGCCATCCAGATAATGGCCCGGCTGGGGCGGCAGGGCTATGGTTTCGAGATGGCGGAGCTGTTCCGGGCGCCGACGGTCAGGGAACTGGCCCTGAACTGCAAAGCCTCCGGCATTCAGGCGGAGCAGGGTCCGGTGACCGGGGAGGTGCCGCTGACCCCGATTCAGAGATATTTCTTTGCCCGGAACTTCACCGACCGGCATCACTGGAACCAGTCGGTCATGCTTTCGGCCCGGGATGTTCTGGATGCCGCCCTGATAAAACAGGCCTTTGCTCATCTCATCGCACATCATGATGCTTTGCGGATGGTCTACCGCTTTGAAAATGACAACGTGATCCAGTATAACCAGGGAATGGAGCAGCATCTATTTTCCTTCAGAGAAGCTGACCTGCGCGGAGTGCTCGACATCAGAAAAGAGGCAGATGAGATTTCAGGCCAGATCCAGGCCGGACTGGACCTGGAAAGAGGTCCGCTGGTCTCTCTGGGATTGTTCCGGACAGATCAGGGGGATCACCTGCTGATAGTCATCCATCATCTGGCGGTCGATGGCGTTTCCTGGCGTATTTTACTGGAAGACCTGTCCATGCTCTATGACCAGCTCTTGAAAGGCGCTGCGGCCGGATTGCCGCCCAAAACGGTCTCCTTTAAAACCTGGGCGGAAAACCTTGACAAATACGCCCAAAGCAGCATGTTGCAGAGGGAGAAGGACCATTGGCAGGGCTTGGTCAAATGCGGAGCCCGGCAGTTGCCAAAGGACGGGCCAGCCGGGGATGACACCCAAGCCCAATCAGCGATCGAGGACTTCCAATTGACGGCAGACCAGACCGCAAAGCTGAATGGCCCGGCGCACCAGGCATACAATACAGAGATCAACGATCTGCTGCTGTCGGCCCTGGCCCTTGCGGTCCGGGAGTGGACCGGCTTAGACAGCATTGCCGTGAATCTGGAGGGGCACGGACGCGAGCAGGCTTTAGGGCCGCTGGACGTAAGCCGGACGGTGGGTTGGTTCACCAGCCAGTACCCGGTGATCTTGGAAATTCCGGGAAGCGGGGACCTGGGCTATATCATAAAAAGCATCAAGGAAAGCCTGAGAAATGTTCCCAACAAGGGGATCGGCTACGGCCTGCTGAGATACATGTCAAAGGCCAAAGCAGGCGAATACGACCTGACCCCGGAGATCAGCTTCAATTACCTGGGGCATTTTAACGATCACGGCAATAACGGCAAGTTCGGATTGTCAGAAATGCCGGCCGGGGCAATGCTGTCGCCGCGCTCGCAGCGGGATCATGCCCTCGACATCAATTGCTTGGTACTGAAGGGGCGGTTGACGGTCAAGGTAAGCTACAACCGGCAGCAGTACCGGGAGGAGACTATCGGCAGATTCCTGAAACATTTTTCCGGTAGTTTGAATTCCATTATCGGCCATTGCCTGGGGAAGGAGACCAGCGAATCCACCCCCGCCGACTACGGCGCCAAGGACCTTTCGATGGAAGAACTGGGAGATATTCTGGATATGGTGGATTCCATTTAGATTAAGGAGAAAATAGATGTCAAAAAAAGCCAAGGTACAAAAGATATATCCCCTGTCCCCGATGCAGGAGGGGATGCTTTTCCACCATCTGATGGACAAGCACCAGGACGATTATATCCTGCAGACCACACTGGATATAGAAGGCCAGCTCAACCGGGAACTCTTCGAAAAAAGCTTCAATCTTTTATTGGAGCGCCACGAAGTGCTGAGATCAGTTTTCATGCACGAAAAAGTGCAGAAGCCAAAGCAGGTGGTGCTGGAGAAGCGGGAGCTGAAGATAAACTATCTGGATGTTTCGGGAAGAAGCGCGGAAGAGACCGGCAATCTGGTCAAAAACACCGAGGCCGGTGACCGGGCCAGGGGCTTCGATCTGACCAAGGATGTGCTGATGCGGGTGACGGTCCTGGTCAAAAGCCCTTCTTCCTTCACCGTGATCTGGAGCTACCATCACATATTGATGGATGGCTGGTGCTTCGGGGTCATTGTCTCGGAGCTGTTGGAAACATACCGGGCGCTGGTCAAGGGGCTTTCTCCGGCCCTCTCCGCCGTACCTCCGAACGGCAGGTACCTGGAGTGGCTGGACAAGCAGGACCGGGAACAGGCGCTGGCCTATTGGAAGGATTATCTCGGCGATTACGAGAACGTAGCCTCGCTTCCACAGATCTCCTCAGTTCAGGATCAGGGCTTTGGGGAGGTCAATCTCGTCCTGGACCGGTCCCATACGGAGATGCTTTCCGATCTGTCCCTAAAGCACGGGACCACGGTCAGCACCGTGTTTCATACGGTCTGGGGGCTGCTTTTCCAGCGATATTGCAATCTGGACGATGTGGTCTTTGGTTCGGTGGTCTCGGGCCGGCCGGCCGAGGTGGAAGGAATAGAAAAAATGGTGGGGTTGTTCATCAACACCTTGCCGGTGCGTTTGCAGAACAGTAAAGGACTTAAATTCAGTGAAGCCTTGAGTTCTGTCGGGAGATCCATGATCGGGGCGGAAAAACACAGTTTTGTCCAGTTGTCGGAGATACAGTCTTTGACCGAGGTAAAAAACAACCTGTTCGATCATATCCTGGTTTTCGAGAATTACCCGCTGGACCGGAGCATCAAGGAACTCAACCTGGGAAAGGAGATCGGGTTCCGGATCACCGGAGTGTCGGCCCAGGAGAGAACCCATTACAAGCTGACGGTAATAGTGTTTCCCGGCCCCCTGATGACGGTCAAGCTGGTTTATGACCGTTCGGCCGTTGGCGAGGATTTCATACAAAAGATCGGTGGCCACTTGGACAAGGTGCTGGAAGCGGTGCACGCGGACCAGGAGATGCCGGTGGATCTGGTCGATATGCTTACCGACGATGAAAAAGACAGGGTGTTGAACCTGTATAATGATACCCGGGCCGAATATCCCAGCCACATGACCATTCCGGAATTATTTGAGGAACAGGTCAAGAAAACTCCCCACCATATAGCCGTTTCGTACGAAGGACGGCATCTGACCTATCACGAGCTCAATGAAAGAGCAAACCAACTGGCCGGCAAGCTGAGGGACAAGGGGGTAAAGCCCGGCACAGTGACGGCAGTGATGCTGGACCGTTCGATCGAGATGATCGCCGGCATCCTGGCGGTGATGAAGGCCGGCGGGGCCTTCCTTCCGATCGATCCGGAATGCCCGGAGGAGCGCCTGTCTTATCTGCTGGAGGATAGCGGGGCCGACATCATCCTTTCGCTGGGGCATCTTTTCAGGAAGATACATTTCAAGGGCCAGGCCATCAATCTCGAAGACAGGGAGCTCTATTCCGGAAGCGGACTGAACCGGGCTCCGGGGTGCCGGCCCGGCGACCTGCTATACATCATCTACACCTCGGGCACCACAGGAAAACCAAAAGCGGTGATGCTGGAGCACCGGAACATGGTGAATCTGGTCTGCTTCCAGTATCAAAAGACCAACATCGATTTTACCGGCAATGTAATGAACTTCATCACCGTGAATTTCGATGTCTGCTATCAGGAGATATTCTCCACCCTGCTGGCCGGAGGGCGGCTTTTCGTGATCGATGACGCCAAGAAGCGCGATATCAAGAGGCTGATGAGTTTCATCGGAGAGAACAATATCAGCGTAGTTTTTTTCCCCACCTCCTTCCTGATCTTCCTGACCGGCGAGCAGGAATACCTTGATCTGCTGCCTGGGTGCATCAGGCATATCATAACTGCCGGGGAACAGCTGATCGTCAGGGAATCATTCCGGGAATACCTTAAAAGGAACGAACTGCATCTGCACAACCATTACGGACCTTCCGAGACCCATGTGGTCTCCACTTACGTGATATCGCCCGGAGGGCCGATCCCGGAGTTGCCGCCGATCGGCTTGCCGGTAAGCAATACAAGGCTGTACATCATGAACCGCGGCCTGAAGCTTCAGCCTTCGGGAGTGGCCGGAGAACTGTACATATCCGGCGACTGCGTGGGGAGGGGATATTACGGGCGAGACGAGCTGACCAGTGAAAAATACCTTCCTGATCCCTTCTATGAGGGCCAAACGATGTACCGCACCGGTGACATGGTACGGCGCCTGCCGGATGGGAATATAGAGTATCTGGGACGCATGGACAACCAAGTCAAGATCCGCGGGTTCAGGATAGAACTGGGAGAGATAGAAAGCCAGCTGATGGCGCATCCGGACATCAAAGATGCGGTGGTGCTGGCCAAGAAGGATCAATTGGGCGGCAAATTCCTTTGTTCTTATGTGGTGGCGCCTAATTCCCTGCATACGGACGCGTTGAGGGAGTTTTTGGCAAAGGAACTGCCGGATTACATGATACCCTCGTATTTTGTACATATCGAAAAAATGCCCTACCGCCCCAACGGAAAAGTCGATTGGCACCGCCTTCCAGAATGCCAGGCCAACCTGAGGGAAGAGGTGGAGTTCGTGCTTCCCGCCAATGTTACCGAACAGCGCCTGGCCGACATCTGGAAGGAGATACTTTCTGTGGGAGTGGTGGGGGTCAGGGACAATTTCTTTGAACTGGGAGGACATTCCCTCAAGGCCATGTCGCTGGTATCGCGGATCAACAAGGAATTTAGCGTGGATGTCCCGATAAGGACGGTCTTTAAAATGCCTACGGTCAGGGAATTGTCAGATTACATCCGTAAAGCAAAGGAATCGATATTCACCGCGATAGAACCCATTCCGGAAAAGGAGCATTATCTTCTGTCGTCAGCCCAGACCAGGATATTTGTGCTGAACCAATTTGATAAAAGAAACACCAATTACAATATGCCGGCCCTGCTCCGGATAGACGGTGTGCTGGACCGGGACCGGCTGGAGCAGGCCTTTGTGAAGCTGATCGCCCGGCACGAGTCGCTCCGGACCTCCTTTGAAATGATAGACGGGGTGCCGGTACAGCGGGTGCATAGGCAGTCGTCATTTGCCATCCAGTATCAAGAAGCGGAAGAAAGAGAGATCGATGGGATCGTTGATCGCTTTATAAAACCATTTGATCTGAACCTGGCTCCGCTTATCAGAGTGGGGTTGGTAAAGACGGCAGATTGCCAGCATTTTCTGCTGTACGATATGCACCACATAATATCGGACGGCATGTCGCTGAAAATACTCGTCAAAGACATGGCCGCGGCCTATCGGGGGGCAGAACTTCCTCCGCTCCGCTTGCAATACAGGGGTTATGCCTGCTGGCAGCAGGAAGCACTGAAATCCCAGGAGATCAAGAAACAAGAGGAATACTGGAAAAATATCTTTGCCGGCGAGATCCCGGTGCTTGATCTGACAACCGATTTCACACGACCGGTGGTCCAAAGCTTCGAAGGCGGACAGTTGTCTTTTGAATTAGAACCTGAACTGACCTTCAAACTCAGGGAATTAGCGGCTGAGGAGGGGGCCACACTGTATATGGCGCTGCTGGCGATGTGGGCCTGGCTGCTTTCGAAGTACACGGGGCAGCACGATATTGTGATCGGATCGCCTATTGCCGGCCGCCGTCATTCCGACCTGGAGGGGATCATTGGAATGTTTGTGAACACCCTGGCCCTTAGGGTCAGGCCCGAAAGGCATATGACCTTCCGGGAGTTTCTTGGGGAAGTGAGGCAGAATATGATCGGGGCTTATGAAAATCAGGACTGCCAGTTTGAGGAACTGGTGGAGAAACTGGGGGTACCCCGGGACCTAAGCCGCAATCCGTTGTTCGATACCATGTTCACATTGCAGAAGGACTCGGTGGATGAGGCTGCAACCGGGGGACTAAGCATCAGGCCATTACCCCTGAAAAGCGGATCGTCGAAGTTTGATCTCAGCCTGCTGGGGATAGAGAGGAATGACCGGATCATTTTTGAATTGGAATATTGTGCCAGGCTGTTCCGCCAAG is a genomic window of candidate division TA06 bacterium containing:
- a CDS encoding amino acid adenylation domain-containing protein, which codes for MSKKAKVQKIYPLSPMQEGMLFHHLMDKHQDDYILQTTLDIEGQLNRELFEKSFNLLLERHEVLRSVFMHEKVQKPKQVVLEKRELKINYLDVSGRSAEETGNLVKNTEAGDRARGFDLTKDVLMRVTVLVKSPSSFTVIWSYHHILMDGWCFGVIVSELLETYRALVKGLSPALSAVPPNGRYLEWLDKQDREQALAYWKDYLGDYENVASLPQISSVQDQGFGEVNLVLDRSHTEMLSDLSLKHGTTVSTVFHTVWGLLFQRYCNLDDVVFGSVVSGRPAEVEGIEKMVGLFINTLPVRLQNSKGLKFSEALSSVGRSMIGAEKHSFVQLSEIQSLTEVKNNLFDHILVFENYPLDRSIKELNLGKEIGFRITGVSAQERTHYKLTVIVFPGPLMTVKLVYDRSAVGEDFIQKIGGHLDKVLEAVHADQEMPVDLVDMLTDDEKDRVLNLYNDTRAEYPSHMTIPELFEEQVKKTPHHIAVSYEGRHLTYHELNERANQLAGKLRDKGVKPGTVTAVMLDRSIEMIAGILAVMKAGGAFLPIDPECPEERLSYLLEDSGADIILSLGHLFRKIHFKGQAINLEDRELYSGSGLNRAPGCRPGDLLYIIYTSGTTGKPKAVMLEHRNMVNLVCFQYQKTNIDFTGNVMNFITVNFDVCYQEIFSTLLAGGRLFVIDDAKKRDIKRLMSFIGENNISVVFFPTSFLIFLTGEQEYLDLLPGCIRHIITAGEQLIVRESFREYLKRNELHLHNHYGPSETHVVSTYVISPGGPIPELPPIGLPVSNTRLYIMNRGLKLQPSGVAGELYISGDCVGRGYYGRDELTSEKYLPDPFYEGQTMYRTGDMVRRLPDGNIEYLGRMDNQVKIRGFRIELGEIESQLMAHPDIKDAVVLAKKDQLGGKFLCSYVVAPNSLHTDALREFLAKELPDYMIPSYFVHIEKMPYRPNGKVDWHRLPECQANLREEVEFVLPANVTEQRLADIWKEILSVGVVGVRDNFFELGGHSLKAMSLVSRINKEFSVDVPIRTVFKMPTVRELSDYIRKAKESIFTAIEPIPEKEHYLLSSAQTRIFVLNQFDKRNTNYNMPALLRIDGVLDRDRLEQAFVKLIARHESLRTSFEMIDGVPVQRVHRQSSFAIQYQEAEEREIDGIVDRFIKPFDLNLAPLIRVGLVKTADCQHFLLYDMHHIISDGMSLKILVKDMAAAYRGAELPPLRLQYRGYACWQQEALKSQEIKKQEEYWKNIFAGEIPVLDLTTDFTRPVVQSFEGGQLSFELEPELTFKLRELAAEEGATLYMALLAMWAWLLSKYTGQHDIVIGSPIAGRRHSDLEGIIGMFVNTLALRVRPERHMTFREFLGEVRQNMIGAYENQDCQFEELVEKLGVPRDLSRNPLFDTMFTLQKDSVDEAATGGLSIRPLPLKSGSSKFDLSLLGIERNDRIIFELEYCARLFRQDTVGRIRDHFLNIIKEAAADPDVKLCQVGMTSQGEREQILSRFNPGPSAPAGGSTLDRMFGEQARQTPENIALVCGERQVTYAELNGMASRLARRLLEKGAGPETIVGMVMDRSIGMIAGILGILKAGGAYLPLDPELPEERIVNILDDAGAAIVLTQEHLAAKVKCRCEKLIVDEQVLCTGESDVAGTAAGPQNLAYVIYTSGSTGKPKGVMVEHRSIANTIGWRIKHYGFSPADAVLQVPSYSFDSSVEDIFCPLLSGARLVLMDPGKRLDISYLEGIIDAQRITHFLITPGLYQTLLDGFRGRPGNLKFVTLAGEHFTEDLVKKHFKRYPGVRLFNEYGPTENSVCSTAYEFDKEDIRMLIGRPIENTKCYVLGEGDSLQPAGVKGELCLAGSGLARGYLNRPELTGQRFIPDPFAGGLMYRTGDLARWMPDGNLEFLGRADGQVKIRGFRIELGEIESQMTAAGDISKALVADRTDERGNKYLCGYYVSEKEFPAFELRERLAKILPEYMVPQYFIKLKEIPLTSRGKVDRRALPDPVPNQGQGTEYSGPRNDLEEKIAGIWEDIFGLEQIGINDNFFALGGHSLKAMQVVNRIRHELSLEMELHQIFQNPTVAGLARVLQEGESKACHNIEKLPLADYYQLSYNQKRLWIINQRDPGSPAYNMPGRVTLEHKVDPQHILATIEELTRRHEGLRTSFATVNEEPVQEISQENRVHFEVEDISGKPEKEVLRERIFEKFSCQTFDLSSSPLLRVKLIKLGDELYDLTFVMHHIISDGWSMEILQREFYQIYESIKQGREHGLEPLPVQYKDYAAWHNTMLESEKMQMALEHWRSVLSGNVPALELPRDNGPAANGESAGYRMVLKQETVHSLKEQAGASNASLFMVLLTGFNIWMSKLTGQERVLIGMASSGREHQNLKNVLGFFINTVVLSNKIEKDLTFTKLTGMVRNETLKALEYQSYPLELVVDKLKTGYPQISVFLNMLNLGQGDNGILDDTGSYHLKKVQDTKFELVFYFTEYANGVEVNCNYQKNVFKPETIQYICDQYQGLLDRIARDPGKKAHEYFEIKKKLIRK